The Deinococcus aquaticus genomic interval GAACGGCCTGCAGATCAGCGGGACCGACGTGATCCGCCGCGTGGCGGTCAGTGTGGACACCAGCCTGAAAACGCTGCAGCACGCCGCCGACAGCGGCGCGGACCTGCTGATCGCCCATCACGGCCTGTTCTGGGGCCAGCCGCTGCCCGTGACCGGCCCGCACCGCGACCGCCTGCGCACGGCGATCATGGCCGACCTGAACCTGTACGTATCGCACATCCCACTCGACGCCCACCCGGAAGTCGGGAACAACGCCATGATCGCCCGCGCCCTGACCCTGCAGAACCTGCGGCCCTTCGGGGACTGGCAGGGCCACAAGATCGGACTGGCCGGCGAACTGCCCATCGAGCAGACCCTGCAGGACTTCGCGGACCGCGTGCAGAAACTCACGGGCGAGATCTGCCTTGTGCACGGCGGCGGCCTGTCACCCACCGTCAATCGTCTGGGTGTCCTGAGTGGCGGCGGGGCCGGCAGTGTCGCCGAGGCCGCCGCGATGGGCCTGGACACCCTGCTGACCGGCGAACCCGAACACAAGCACTTCCATGACGCCTTCGAGTACGGCGTGAACGTCGTGTACGCCGGACACTACGAGACCGAGGTGTTCGGCGTGCGCGCCCTGGCCGCCCGGCTGGAAGACGAGTTCGGGCTGGCGTGGCAGTTCCTGCACCACCCCACTGGCCTGTGACCGGGACTGCGACCCACCCGTCCGGCGGTCTGTTCATCTCCTTCGAGGGCCCCGAGGGCGCGGGCAAGAGCACGCAACTGGCCCGCCTAGCCACGCAGTTACAGGCTCACGGGCGGGCGCACACCGTCACCCGCGAACCCGGCGGCACCCCCCTGGGCCTGCGGGTGCGCGAGGTGCTGCTGGACCCGGCCCTGACCATCGATCCCCTGCCGGAATTCCTGCTGTACTCGGCCAGCCGCGCCCAGCTGGTCCGCAACGTCATCCGTCCGGCCCTGGAGCGCGGCGGGGTCGTCATCTGCGACCGCTACGCCGACTCCAGCCTCGCGTACCAGGGCGGCGGACGCGGCCTGAACGCCGACCTGCTCGGGCAGATCACGCGCGAGGCGACCGGCGGGCTCACGCCACAACTGACGGTCCTGCTTGACCTCGACCCGGCCGTGGGCCTGGAACGCGCCGCCCGGCGCGGGCAACCCGACCGGCTGGAACAGGCGGACCTGGACTTTCACCGCCGGGTCCGGCAGGCCTTCCTGACCCTGGCGGCCGCCGAACCGGCCCGCTTCCTGATCCTGGACGCCACGCAGGACGAGGACACCCTGGCGGACCTGATCTGGCAGGCCGCCCAGGCCCGCCTGCCCTGACCGGACAGCTGCAAGGCACGCGCCGCCCCGGAGTCCGGTGGCGGCGCGTGTGTCGATCGGCCGTGACGCTGTTGAGTCCTGTTCAGCGGCGGGGGGCGGCGCGGCCACCGACGCCGGGGTCGACTTTCACGCCCGGCACCTTCACCTCGAACAGCGTGCCCCAGCGTTTGCCGGTCAGCAGCAGCGTGCCGCGTTCCGGTACGAACGCAATGCCGTTGGGTACGTCGTCGAAGGTCAGGGGACGCCCGGCCTGCGCGGCCTCCCGGCTGACCTCGCGGGTCAGGGCGGACACGTCGATCCAGGCGGTGACCTTTCCGGTCTGCGCGTCGATCCGCGCGATCCGGTCGGTCAGCCACACGTTCGCGTACACGCTGCCCTGCACGTACTCCAGTTCGTTCAGGTTCTTCACGGCCTGCCCCTGATCCGTGACGCGCACGGTCCGGACGCTCCGGAAGGTTTTCGGGTCGCGCCAGACCAGCGCGGACGTGCCGTTACTCATGATCAGGTTCTTCCCGTCGTGCGTGAGGCC includes:
- a CDS encoding glutaminyl-peptide cyclotransferase; translation: MRARSLLLCSFLLLAAGGLAAAQTTPAPAAQTVTPVIVPVVTARYPHDRAAFTEGLQYLGSGRYVESTGETGRSGVRRTDLKTGKPEMQVATPLASAFGEGVTVLGSTAYHLTWQDGLAFTFDAATLKETGRFRYSGEGWGLTHDGKNLIMSNGTSALVWRDPKTFRSVRTVRVTDQGQAVKNLNELEYVQGSVYANVWLTDRIARIDAQTGKVTAWIDVSALTREVSREAAQAGRPLTFDDVPNGIAFVPERGTLLLTGKRWGTLFEVKVPGVKVDPGVGGRAAPRR
- a CDS encoding Nif3-like dinuclear metal center hexameric protein, which translates into the protein MTDVSPSTPPTPLTRGEVPRDVLVAWLNEYLNIGAYPDPSLNGLQISGTDVIRRVAVSVDTSLKTLQHAADSGADLLIAHHGLFWGQPLPVTGPHRDRLRTAIMADLNLYVSHIPLDAHPEVGNNAMIARALTLQNLRPFGDWQGHKIGLAGELPIEQTLQDFADRVQKLTGEICLVHGGGLSPTVNRLGVLSGGGAGSVAEAAAMGLDTLLTGEPEHKHFHDAFEYGVNVVYAGHYETEVFGVRALAARLEDEFGLAWQFLHHPTGL
- the tmk gene encoding dTMP kinase translates to MTGTATHPSGGLFISFEGPEGAGKSTQLARLATQLQAHGRAHTVTREPGGTPLGLRVREVLLDPALTIDPLPEFLLYSASRAQLVRNVIRPALERGGVVICDRYADSSLAYQGGGRGLNADLLGQITREATGGLTPQLTVLLDLDPAVGLERAARRGQPDRLEQADLDFHRRVRQAFLTLAAAEPARFLILDATQDEDTLADLIWQAAQARLP